The proteins below are encoded in one region of Bremerella sp. P1:
- a CDS encoding YeiH family protein produces the protein MNETDSAPAPSAENRPGLSEDVIAILAGMLLLILCFAATLTMGKETVEGDTVTAITNPLKGYVSKPGGWESNPVDSFTGPADKPKATWPGTLGALVILGVFMTALSPLMRPKANPVAFLGGFLILFFLATIAYILAGQSVVKSYNLEYALWALVVGLIIGNTIGKQAFGALGEAAMRTELYIKTGLVILGAEVLFSRLMALGMPGIMVAWVVTPIVLITTFWFGQKILKMKSASLNMTISADMSVCGVSAAIATAAACKAKKEELSVAIGLSLCFTAVMMAVMPMLITWMGLDEELGGAWIGGTIDATGAVAVAGGLLGDTALEVAATVKMIQNILIGVIAFGVAVYWTTRSDSEEGEKPSIGAGEIWKRFPKFVLGFIGASIVASLIYASSSEGEMLVSGTTAVTKGLRGWLFCLAFICIGIDLNFRQLSSQFHGGKPLVLYICGQTLNVILTLAMAYLAFKVIPWGS, from the coding sequence ATGAACGAAACCGACAGCGCACCCGCCCCATCGGCAGAGAATCGTCCTGGACTTTCGGAAGATGTCATTGCCATCTTGGCTGGCATGTTACTGTTGATCTTGTGCTTCGCCGCCACCTTAACCATGGGGAAGGAAACGGTCGAAGGGGACACGGTCACCGCGATCACCAACCCTTTGAAGGGCTACGTCAGCAAGCCTGGCGGTTGGGAATCGAATCCGGTCGATTCATTCACGGGTCCGGCGGATAAGCCCAAAGCGACTTGGCCAGGCACCCTCGGAGCACTCGTGATCCTGGGCGTATTCATGACGGCGCTTTCTCCCCTGATGCGCCCCAAGGCCAACCCTGTGGCATTTCTGGGTGGTTTCTTGATCCTGTTCTTCTTGGCGACCATTGCCTATATCTTGGCAGGCCAATCGGTCGTGAAGAGCTACAATCTCGAATACGCCCTTTGGGCGTTGGTGGTTGGTTTGATCATCGGCAATACGATCGGCAAGCAGGCCTTTGGCGCACTGGGCGAAGCGGCCATGCGGACCGAGCTATACATTAAGACCGGTCTGGTCATCCTGGGAGCGGAAGTTCTTTTCAGCCGTCTGATGGCCCTGGGCATGCCTGGCATCATGGTGGCCTGGGTCGTGACGCCGATCGTCCTGATCACTACGTTCTGGTTCGGCCAGAAGATCTTGAAGATGAAGTCCGCCTCGCTCAACATGACCATCTCGGCTGATATGTCGGTGTGTGGTGTCTCAGCGGCTATTGCGACGGCCGCGGCGTGCAAGGCGAAAAAAGAAGAACTCTCCGTGGCGATCGGTCTCTCGCTCTGCTTCACGGCAGTGATGATGGCGGTCATGCCCATGCTCATTACCTGGATGGGGCTCGATGAGGAACTCGGCGGTGCGTGGATCGGAGGGACGATCGACGCGACCGGGGCGGTGGCCGTTGCTGGTGGTTTGCTGGGGGATACCGCCCTGGAAGTTGCTGCCACGGTGAAGATGATTCAGAACATTCTGATTGGTGTGATTGCCTTTGGTGTCGCTGTCTACTGGACGACACGGTCCGATAGCGAAGAGGGTGAGAAGCCCAGTATTGGGGCTGGCGAAATCTGGAAGCGTTTCCCCAAGTTCGTCTTGGGTTTCATCGGTGCTTCGATCGTTGCCTCGCTCATTTATGCTTCCTCGAGCGAAGGCGAGATGCTGGTTTCCGGTACAACCGCTGTTACCAAAGGGCTTCGTGGCTGGCTGTTCTGCCTGGCCTTTATCTGCATTGGCATCGACCTGAATTTCCGTCAACTATCGTCTCAGTTCCATGGAGGCAAACCGTTGGTGCTGTACATTTGTGGTCAGACACTGAATGTCATTTTGACTTTGGCGATGGCATACCTCGCATTTAAAGTCATTCCTTGGGGTTCCTGA